cgtgggcaACATGAAGGTGATAGTTCTGCTGCATAGCATAAACTGGACCTTATTTCTTgataggcttttctttaggacTATGACCCATGTATTATTTTCTGCTTATTACTCTACTTCATCTGTTAGACTTTTCAACTGTTTTCTGTtggcattgtggtgtgcctagttttatAGGGGTGacgttaaggaccccaagactgcGTTGTTATACTATTTATGTGTAGCATTTCTTTAATtacgcttattaattaaatgggacgttacaatatgtcaaataataatattattatcaattaattatattaactatTTACACATGCCTATAAATAAGAGGCACCCAATATACTTTGAATTTCTTATATACTCTTCGACACTTATTTTCTTATGTTCTTATTGATTAAAGTACCGGATAATATTCTACAGCGGATCTTCCTTCAATTTTATTCACAAACCAGCAATCTAATCTCTTCATGTCATCTTGGAAGACCTATTCTCTTTTTCGATAAGAATATTAGACGCTATCATGGGACCATAACTCACTTTATAACTTCTATAAATTATATTCcaaactttaataattttaatttgaccCATcctcaaaaatcaaaatattatttatggtatatatatatatatatatatatatatatatatatatatatatatatatatatatatatgatccaaaatactaataatttaaccTATGATACTTCAAAATTGTTAAGCTTTTTATAACCACAATTCATTTACCTTTTTCAATAAAatcaatgataaataaaatcatttgacaaaaacaattataacaTCTAGAAACAAGTTGAGACTTTGAATAGCGTGTGAGAGCGTGTGGATGCTCTGATGATGGTAATATTGGTAGTATGGTGGTCGCCTGATGCGGACGATCCGATTGGTTGGGTCTCTCAATTAACCGGTGGCTCCaacagtgaaaaaaaaaatatatgaattatatggAAACTTTAGCTTTGATATCATATTAAGATGTGAACTTTAAGCATAATTCAACTGTATAAAATCAGTTTGTAAGTTGAGGTTTacactttttatatattatgaattagaTTATCTTTAGTTCATGCGAGACTTCCAACACTCCTCCTTAAGTTAATGTATATCCAACTTGggtataaaactaaatattattggGTGGTCCAATAGTGACCCGATAACGGGTGGAACAATAAATccaacaaaaaacaaatttcgCTAAAATAGACTATAGTTCATGACTCTTATACCTTttgaatgtaataaaaattagatataGAAGTAATTTTCCTTGTGTTgaaaatacatatattacaatacaatatacttataatgaaaaatattaaaaaaatatagactaagccaaaatattttaactaagagcaatatcttaataatatcaaacaatattaacataattaataaagttgTAGCAATCAATTCATTTGTctcttaatattaataataagttcattaattaatttacatcAATTCAATACTTATACGCCAAAGTTAATCAACAGACAAAACTAACATATAAGATAATGTTAAAACAAGATAGAGGACAATCATGTTTACCTATGTTGTATGTTTAATCGAACATTAGTTTTTTATTGGTGCATATTTTTAACGTCAAATAAAACTTGTTGCAAGATGATATAGAAAACCTAGGTTTCAGGTTctctttataataattttcaattagTGAAACTAAGATTTTGTTAGTTTAACCTTGCTGTAATCTCAGTcaacaataattatattcaaaGTATTATTTCCTTTAGAATTTGGAATATagttacaattttgtttttaaaagacactttgaaagataaaaaaaataaaaagtattcatactgcatttgatcataactcttaagcaatataaaataaaattattgaatgtaACTCAACTCCTACGTCAATGTTCCGAACTCAAATTCATCAACATTGATAGAGTCGATTATCATATTGCTTACTCCTACAACTTTTTGATATgtcttctaaaaataaaattatgatgaaATTTCAGTTTACATAGCAAACAATATCTTAAAAACGATAATTAATCATAGCAATATCTTGACGGAATTAGAATCGAAACAAACCTTGATAAAACTTTGATTTGAgtcaaaaactatttttattctaGTAAGGGATCTTCTGTTAATGACCACGgatttaataagataaaatgaaacTATAGACGTTCGCGTAACCTCCTTGACCATCTTAGTTGAGATATtgttaatattcaaataaaaagcCTTACACGTATACTTTCAATTGCAAACAAATGTCGAGCAACACTtaccattttaaaaaatcacCTAACATTCAAAGACAAAAATGagtaatttaaatgtattcTTTGACATTACCACTTTTCCAAAAGCTCTTCACTTCATCTTGAACTTGCTCTTAACTCACGAAACTTATTTAACTTGAGAGCCACAAACACATAAAGCCAGTCGAGGATATTATCCAGGAACTGAAAATATTTGTGTCTCCATGCTCTATGGAAGAGCAAAGAATACCAAACTCCGCATAAGCCAGCAAAATACCCAACTCCAATCCCAATGTAGAGTGACTCATTTAGAGAATCGTTTGATCCTTCTTCATGGTTTACCTTCTCTTCATTTACTTTCTCAGAACAGTTCTTTAGAAGAGGAGCTCCACAAAGTTTGGGATTCCCAATATAGCTCCATAAAGTTAACGTATCAAGTTGCCCCCCTGATGGGATTTCTCCACTTAAATCATTGTATGATAGATTCAGCAAACCTAGGAACATCAACTTAGATATGGCTGCCGGAATTTCCCCTGAAAGATGATTGTTGGAGAGATCAAGCCACTCCAAATTTGTCATGCCACCAATATTGCTTGGTATCTTTCCCACCAAATGATTTCTGGACAAGTTCAAACCAGCCAACCGAGTGAGGTTAAAAAGTTGTGGTGGGATTTCTCCAGACAAGTTGTTTGTTGAAAGGTCTAGAGTTCCGAGTACCCAACCACCTTCATACTCCACCCCTCTACCTcccaaataatacaaaaaactGAACTTAAGATGAGATTCTATTGTTCCAGCACCATCCGAGAGACTATAATTGAGTATactgtaaggcccattaaaatcTGTTTACGTAACTCTGTCCTTAATTCTAAGGGCTGCCATGCAACAATGgacctaaaggctggcccatgaTATAAGAATCCTTAGTGTTGCCCTAATTCCACATTTCATTCACTTTCAGAAAAGAACCAGCCGTCATCCCCTTGCTCTCACGtaacgctctgctagggttagggttCTGCCGTCTTCGAGCTAGTTCGAGGTTGTttcctactccatgtaagtgttGTGGCAAACCCATACTGTTTCTTTTGCTCATTCCGTTTTTTTTTCCAGCTAGGGTTCCTAGTGACCATATCGTGCTTCTGTTCAGCCATCTTTTCAGCCCTTACGTTCGCTCTTTTAGTCGCTGTGATCGTGTGTTCGGTAAAGGGTGCGTCGGGTCATTTTGCTAGCTAttcccaggtaagggaagctagaaccctcttgTTCAGTATAAAAATGCTTGCTTGAATGTTGTTTCGTGGTTGTTTCGTGCTTATATGTGACTGTGAAtgtatggtgtgagttgatttgTTGTCTGGAAATGGAACTGTGTTTATGGCAGAGTCTGAtagactcgcccaggcgaacctgtctcgcccaggcgaacctgtctcgcccaggcgagagttaCAGGGACTCGCCTAAGTGTTTCTTCGCGaagggtcgcccaggcgacccactgTACGTTTTGGGCGAGCGAacgtctcgcttaagcgaagagagtctcgcctaagcgagaacgcgcgCAGGGTTCCCAGGCTGgaagtcgagctctcgcctaggcgaagggagctcgcctgagcaagggtcctcctcgcttgggcgagacctctCTGCCTGAGCAAGATGCTGGGCGAGAAATGGTTTGGTCTCAATGATTCTTGGTTTTTAAAAAGTGAACAACATGCTTGTATGGGttttatcttcaaatttatGAACTGGATTGCCTATATAAGTGGTGTGGCGGGCGAGTGGTGAGTTGTGAGTTTTGATGTGACGGGCACATGATAATGGTATGAGATGTTTCATGAAATTGGAGTGACAAGTTTGGTATGAGTAACAATAAATCTTGATGGTTGGTAAATCAGGGGCATGGTTATGTTATGAGGAGAAACACTTTACTCATGATTGGGAATAACGAGTTGGTAGCGATTCAACATATGAGAATGGAATCTTGTTATGGGTGTTGGGTTGAAATCTTGTGTGCAacatatgtataaattattggTTGTTTATGTATGTTGGTCCgcgtcagtgcataattccttggggtctctaggtgggaCTTTCAGgattgcgcttcagtggtcgggacgtaattccatggcccctattagtgggtgtccatggtggtgccccatctgtataactagatAAGGAtccaaggtaaggttgcatcctgacactctgaggagccagttagtctcacctagagcggactgactcctgtggtgagagtagcaagaggcctgaaatccagtaagggctaaccttgtggtgaggaaaatttgattcatcataatacttgtaacacatagctcggagatgagcagctcagggtcgagcagaggtatccaccacaagtgcaagcatccgctgaatccgaccaagttatatgtatccggatgagtcgagtcgagtcgtagtgtattgattgggagtcataacatgtttggttgattaTATGGATGTGAAATGATGGAAATACTTTTGActatatgatgaatatgttgttggctctagcttacccgtttcgttgcatggttgtgttgtatgtggctgttctttcttgcgatgatcatcgacttggttgatgggagcagatgggcgaagttctcgtggtcaacaggggaatGGTGATTCCACCGCTTAGCCGTCTGGGCTGGATCTTACACTTCTCTTCGTGATgtcttctttagggctatggcccctgtattcgttGTCTTTAGATTGTAAACTCTTAGTTAAACTgttatcctgcttttgttggcatcgtggtgtgcctggttttgtaagggtgatgttgggaaccccaggactgcgtgaTTTTACTATCTTATGTgcgacgtttcctttaattgtgtttataaattaaatgggacgttacatataCAAGAAGGAATAGATCCGGAAAGTTTATTTTGTGAAAGATCAAGTATTCTTAGGGAAGGGAGACTACATAGTTCTGCTGGAATATTGCCGCTAAATTCATTGCCTCTCAATATCAGCCCTTGAATGCTCTTTGGAATCTTTGTTGGTACAACCCCAGAAAAATTGTTTTCTGCAAGGTTCAAGTATGCCAATGACTTAAAGCTTGAAATGTCCAGTGGATTTCCAGAAAAGTTGTTCTTGTGCAAATCCATTGGTGGAGGAATTTCACCACCTAGTTTATTGTTGTTAATCTTAAGTAAAGTCAAACCTCTACAATTCTCCCCACAATCGGGAATTCCTCCCGTCAAAAGATTATGAGATATATCCAGGTAATATAATGTATTCATTTTCCTTCCCAATCTAGAGCACAACATATTGGAAATGGTTCCAGACAGGAAATTGTAAGATAGATCTAAATACAAGACATTTGATGATATAAGTGGTAGCCCTCCTGTGAAATTATTCTGATCCATAATTATATATGCAGAATTTAGAGTGACATTTGATAAATCAGCACTAATGTTGTTATTGGACAATCTAATTGATCTGACATTGGCTAAAAAGCTCCAAAACCTGTCTGCGTTTGTGGGTGATATTCCTGAGGAAGAAACATCTAGAGTTTCTAGCGTCCTCTGTGTGTATAGCCATTCTGGAAAAGTTGGACCAAGAATTGTGTTTCTCAGGTCAACTTCATGGAGCTGAAAAGGAGGAATCCAGTTGGGATCCAAATCAAATGAAAAAGCTGAaagcaagacaagtgattctaAATTGAAGAGTTTGTAAAAATGCTTTTCAGATAGAACTCCTGACAGGGATCCTCCGATGTATAAACTCCTCAAGTTAAAGAGCTGGCCGATGCTGTTTGGAAGACTACCACTCAATGAATCAGAGCTAACTCCAAATTGTGTCAAGGATGAGAGATTTCCTAGACTTGAAGGAAAGGAACCATTAAACAGATTCTCAGTTAGATTAAGATGCTGCAGATGTTGATGTTCCCCTAACCAATCTGGAATAGGTCCTGTAAGTCCATTGTCATCCAATCTTAATGATTTAAGCTTTCTAAGATTTAACAAAGTCTTGGGTATTTGGCCCCTCAAACCATTGGAGCTAAGGTCAATATGAGAGATGTCACTACTAATATTAAACAGCCAATAAGGCAAATCGGAGTAGAAACTGTTCTGAGACAGGTCAAGAGTGAGTAGTGAAGTAAAATTCACGAACTTGACAGAAGGGCTGATGCTTTTTAGACGACACATTGACAATCTCAACTCCAAAAGAGAAGGAAGCATGGCCATGGTTTGAAGCCAATTTGTTTGACTTTCAAGATAAATCGCACTGAGATTGAGGCATTGCAATGAAGAAAGATGAGAAAGCCATTGAAGATTATCCAACTGAAGATCTTCATTAAAGGACAAGTCCAGGTACTTGAGGCTAGAGAAGTTAGCATAAGCATTAGAAGGTTTGACTAGTGATTGGTAGTTTGAGTTTGTAAGACTTAGAGCTGTAAAACTATTGCAACTCAAGTTCAAGTAAGtcaaaaattgaatttgaagAAGAGATAGGTTGATTTCACCTTGCAAGTATTGGTTGTTGAGATCAAGTGTTGTAACTCTTCCTGTCACATTATCACACTGCACTCCTTTCCATGCACAACAATGTTTTTCATCAGACCAAGAGGAGAGGTAGTCTAAAGGGTCTACAACATGATGTTTGAAGATTAACAAGGCCGATTGATCGTTTTCATTGCAACTATGCGTTCTACAGTTGCCTTTGGGCAATACCACTGCAGATAGCAAGAGTAGGAGAAGAACTGAAACTTTTGAGGTGAAGCAATCCATTGTTGATTCATTCATTTGGGAAATGGGAACTCTAatgtgggttttttttttttctttctttctatagTGATGACTTATTTACATATATTACTgtactatattttatatatatatatatatatatatatatatatatatatatatatatatatatatatatatatatagttcaGCCCTCATGTTTAGTTTCATAAGTAGATAAGACTTAACTatgcaaatatttattttattaagcttattaatttaatatatgagcTGATTTTGTTGAATTGATTTACTCTTTAATagagatattataaatatttattgttatttctgTGTAGTAGTTAAGGATGTTATATGaaaacaataagaaaataaaagaagatgcTAAATACTTTAGTTAAGATGtaatttatgttatattaatCATGAAATCCCTTATCCCATAACTTCACCCcgaaaaagttatataataaatataattgaaaaaaaataaaatcttataaaaataatataattcctTGGATGTGttgtttattatgatttaatttttttccagcCGTTAATTGGAGAGTGGAATGATCAGAGCCTTTGATGGATAAAGTAAACCATATTTGTAAATCACTTCAATGTTGGTGGCTGTGAAGTCTTAAAGTCTTGATGTTacgattttttctttttcaaggtGCCTAGTTTGactttttatgattttggagAAATATAAAGTCTTTCTCTACTTTTATAAGTGGTTCACCTTTTGAcattcttttttaagttttctcaacctttgtttttctttctttaatcaTCCATTAATATTATCTCAtattcttgtttttattttagtttttatgttgttctaattgtgatattaatttgttattagAATCTTTGACTCCAAAATACCATGAAggtattttatgatttaatcaCTTTTTGAATAGATTGTAATGTTCACCAATAAGATGTGTAGAAGCATCTTGATCTGCAGTTAAGGATTATTGATAAAAAGTGTTCTCAATAAAACAAATCTGTAACAGGCCTAGGAAGAACAATATGATAAACTGGATATGTACTTGGATTTTGATTGGGTGAAATGAaacatatacatttttaaaaaaataaaaaaactgtaGTAGTTGTatcattctcttcttcttttcaccACCAATTGTATAGTATTCGGTTACAGTTACAAGTATGAAATTTACAAGATCCCAAATGGGAACTTCCTAGCTTTACCATCTATCAAAATCTTggtacaaaaaatattataattacatttttcaGAATATGAGAAAGAGGATGGCAAAGGACAGCATCAGCGAGGAACAATGGTGGGAATGACATCACTGACAAGATCACTTCCTGACACATAGGAGGACATGTGTTGCTCCTCCCTTGTTACATGCGATGCTGATGTTGATGCTGATGCTGATGATGAGGGTGGTGCTATGTTGCCAGAACTGTCTAAGCTAACATCTGAGAAAACTGTTTCAGCTTCAGGCAACATTGCAATGATATCTTCCAGTGTCCTCACCACATCTATCATTGATGGTCTCTCCTCTGGATGGTCTTGGCAGCAACTGAGGGCCAGAGTTAAGAATTTTTCCAAGCATTCAGATGTATACAACCCAATTCTGCTGTCTATGATGGAGTATACTGTGCCAGATTGACGAGCCATGTTAACCTGACATCAAATTGTGCACCATTATTCATAACTTTCTGTATGGTTTCTGAATAAATCAGATATAAGAGAATTCAAATGTGCAGGCCGTAGAATAAAATTCTTATGATTAGTTTACTATTCAATGTTTTTGATGATTTGATGATCAGATAGAGACAGAAAGAAAGGTACCTCGCGAACAATGTTTTTCCCATGAGATATTGGTTGCATGCCTGTTAAAAGCTCTAGATACACAATTCCCAGGCTATAGACATCACATTTGTCTGTCAGCTTATGAGTCAATAAATATTCTGGGTCCAGGTAACCCTGCAGCCAAATTACCAAGTAATCATTATATTCTGACTGTATTGCTTTTCAgtatggaaaataattttttaacaactaaattttgacaactttatcaTATAACTTGAGGTGACATCTTTTAAATGgcttttcattttctcatttctttatATTCCAAAACCATTCAGAAGATGTCACGTCAGGTTAtgagagaaagttgtcaaaaattagttctcaaaatatcattgtccaatTATTCCCTAATTCTTTTAAGAAACTTACCGGAGTTCCTCTCACAACTGTTGACACATATTTAGGAGCAGTTCCTTCTTCATCTAAGTCTGGTACAAGCCGTGAGAGTCCAAAATCGGCCACTTTAGCAGTGAACTTGGAGTCCAGAAGAATGTTACTGGCTTTAATATCTCTGTGGAATATAGGAGGGTTAGCCTCTGTATGAAGATACAGTATGCCTTTGGCTGCTCCCATTGCAATTCTCAACCTCGTACTAAAATTTAGGCTCCCCTTTGTTTTTCTACTTCTACCTGCCTCACCACAGTATCCATTAACTTATAACATGTCTTTATTACATCATTGAGAACATCAACAGTCTCATATTAAATTACTGCATTAACAttgcttttcctttttttcatgaaattttcttcctttttaatttctaatttgttCTCTACTAAAAAGGATGAAATGACAAAACAGTGAAGATGAATTATATTAGTTGCTTCCATGGTGATCATGATTTCTTTTGTTTAAGACCACAGCCTCGACAATTAGAAGTAAAAGATGAAACTTTTGCAGTGTATTTATGGAGAATGAATTTATAACTTATTGAAAGGAGATTTTCCTCAATAATTCTGCAGAAGCGTATCAACTATAAAAAAATCTGACCAAAAGCTATTAAACTTGCTATACAGATCCAAGAAGTTTACCAAGTGATATTCTAAATTGCATGAgcatataaaatacttttataacTGAAGCCCAAAACTGGAAAGCAGAAAACATGTCAGAGGAAAAAAGTTATTATGCACAATTTCATACCAGAAATCCAGTCCCTTAAGGTGCCATTGGGCATGAATTCATAAACCAGCATCTGAATCaacaaaaagaatatatatgtGAGAATACTATTGAAATCAGTGTCGAGTGCAAAGCTAATATGGCAAAAATTATCGTATTCAGATTCATGCAgaacaaattattttctcatttacTCTATAAGCTAGATACCTGCTCCCCTTCTTCATTACAGTATCCAATCAGCGAGACAAGATTTCGATGGTGTAACCTTGATAAAAGCTCAATCTCAGTCAAGAACTCCCTTTGTCCTTGTAAGGAACCTGCTTCTGCTCGCTTAACCGCCACAAAACTTTCATCAGATAAAATGCCTTTATAGACATTCCCATAACCTCCTTGACCAACTTTAGTTGAGatattaaatttgttagtaGCAAGAGCCAGTTCTTTGTAGGTAAATGATTTCATGCCATCTATTTTGATGGATAAATTAGTAGTAGCTGCAAAAGAAATAAGTATTTTAGACctctttcttaaaaaaaaacaatccaAAATGAGATAGTCAGCAGAAAGCTTTAGAAAACTTGCACATACATTTCCTGGAAATCTTCTTGTGGTATTTCATCCTTCTTCTAGTAATCAGGAGAATGATTATTGCAGATATTGCTAAAGCACAAGCAGCAGCTGCTATTGCAACAGCAACTTTTATGCCAACGCTAACTTTTCCCTTCTCCGAATGAATAATtactataacaataaaattaaagttaaattagaGAAACTCAGCAGAGGGAGTAAATTTATTAACCAAATTTGAGTTGCCAAAAATTGCCATAAATGCTAATGCTAGACAGAAGCAAAGGAAACCTATTTCTCTGTTACTCCTATTTTTCTAGGATCAAGAtacttaccttttttttttcttttaccaatGAAAGGATTAATATCTCAGTTAAAGAATGGTAcataaaagaatagaaaatttaaactaatatgAATATgagaataatataaatagtaataCTGTATAATCTGTTTGCAGTCTGCATATTATATTGCCAATCACTACTACCAGCAGAAAATAGTATTTCTTGTAGAATTGTTGTGCTAAACAGTACACACATTTGGTGGGAAGATGCAACGATAATAATATGGTTAAGTGATCAAGAATTTATTATGCATTCGCTTACATGATAAAAAGTTATAACATGTTGAGTTAAGAAACTTACTATTTTCATAAGGTCCGAGAAGAGTGAAGTTCAGGAGTTCATATGGTCCAAAAAAATCAGTGCGAGGAAATCGCCATGATGTGAATAGGCTGCTAATCCGACGAACCTCACTTTCGTTGAACACATTAGAACGGGAATCATTATAGGAAGGGAAGAGTTTCAAATACATTCTAAGACGAGGTCCCTCTTCCCAAGCTACTGAATCTACTGATAGTTGGTAGAGGTGTAGTTTTAAGGAGTCTGTTATGTAGTGTTCAAAACTAGATCTATAGGGAGCAAAGTAAGAAAAACTTGGACTTTTCAGCCTGTATCCAATTCTCAGAGGTGCAGCACAATAGCAAGGAACTGGGGAGTTGGGGGCGTATTCATAAAAGTCATTAAATGGACAAGATTGAACGGGACAAACAGTAGAGTTTGTCGAGTCTTGAGCTGCCTTATCTTCTTCAGGTCCACAGTATTGACCAACACTTTGTGTGTTGGAGTTCTTGCATATAGGATTACCAGAAAGCCTtcaaggaaaagagaaagaactAATATGAAATGTATGCCACAACAAAGGCAAATCATAGCTTCGACACTGTCTTTCATAGTAAAAACGAAtcatagaataaaaattaagcagaaatatatgtatataatatctAGAACATGGTATGAGCCAGAGccatagagagagagaaaatcaGATAATGTGTTACATTCCATGTAACGAAACAAAAGTAATAAGAATACCTTAAGGTAACATTTGCCGGGGGGTTAAGATTTCCCAAAACATCCTCAAATGAGTTGTTATGGAGATCTCTGCAAGGATAAGACAAACATATAAGCTTACATTGAAAAGAACGCAGTCAATATACTAGTTTAATGCAAAATGTCCACATTCCTTGAGACTGAAGTAGTAATCTAGATAAAGAAGTTACATTATAAGTTTATCTTTCACACCGAAGGACATATTCTGCCATATGCTAGCAGGGATGGACCCTGACATTAAATTGTTCGCAAGTGACCTGTGTTTggcaatgaaaacaaaaattcaaccCAATGTGCAAAGAATTGAACTTGTATGAAAGTCTATCTAGATTGTAGAAGAGTTCAATATGTTGTTATGtaacaattgtataaatattatgtgAAATAAAGGTTGATATTCTCACAGTTTTTGAAGATGAGGATACGAGTAGTTTCGAGGAATAGATCCGTTGAAAAGATTATTGGAAAGATCACTGCAATTGAGTGAAAATAAGCTCATCTCTCAATTTGATTATGCCTTGcattaagttaaataaatattgtgaaatagaaaaggaaaCCAAGAgcattataaatagaaaatacatAG
This region of Vigna unguiculata cultivar IT97K-499-35 chromosome 5, ASM411807v1, whole genome shotgun sequence genomic DNA includes:
- the LOC114183998 gene encoding receptor-like protein EIX1, with translation MNESTMDCFTSKVSVLLLLLLSAVVLPKGNCRTHSCNENDQSALLIFKHHVVDPLDYLSSWSDEKHCCAWKGVQCDNVTGRVTTLDLNNQYLQGEINLSLLQIQFLTYLNLSCNSFTALSLTNSNYQSLVKPSNAYANFSSLKYLDLSFNEDLQLDNLQWLSHLSSLQCLNLSAIYLESQTNWLQTMAMLPSLLELRLSMCRLKSISPSVKFVNFTSLLTLDLSQNSFYSDLPYWLFNISSDISHIDLSSNGLRGQIPKTLLNLRKLKSLRLDDNGLTGPIPDWLGEHQHLQHLNLTENLFNGSFPSSLGNLSSLTQFGVSSDSLSGSLPNSIGQLFNLRSLYIGGSLSGVLSEKHFYKLFNLESLVLLSAFSFDLDPNWIPPFQLHEVDLRNTILGPTFPEWLYTQRTLETLDVSSSGISPTNADRFWSFLANVRSIRLSNNNISADLSNVTLNSAYIIMDQNNFTGGLPLISSNVLYLDLSYNFLSGTISNMLCSRLGRKMNTLYYLDISHNLLTGGIPDCGENCRGLTLLKINNNKLGGEIPPPMDLHKNNFSGNPLDISSFKSLAYLNLAENNFSGVVPTKIPKSIQGLILRGNEFSGNIPAELCSLPSLRILDLSQNKLSGSIPSCIYFNGPYSILNYSLSDGAGTIESHLKFSFLYYLGGRGVEYEGGWVLGTLDLSTNNLSGEIPPQLFNLTRLAGLNLSRNHLVGKIPSNIGGMTNLEWLDLSNNHLSGEIPAAISKLMFLGLLNLSYNDLSGEIPSGGQLDTLTLWSYIGNPKLCGAPLLKNCSEKVNEEKVNHEEGSNDSLNESLYIGIGVGYFAGLCGVWYSLLFHRAWRHKYFQFLDNILDWLYVFVALKLNKFRELRASSR
- the LOC114185434 gene encoding probable LRR receptor-like serine/threonine-protein kinase At1g06840; this encodes MPALRIHGYALALSFCLITFIAASQRTDPSEVNALIDIKKSLIDRKHNLKNWNKGDPCTRNWTGVWCFDKTGDDGYLHVREIYLMTMNLSGNLSPQLGQLSHLEIMDFMWNNLTGTIPKEIGNIKTLKLLLLNGNMLSGSLPDELGNLPNLNRFQVDENQLSGSLPDSLANMTSVKHLHLNNNSFSGQLPSTLSKLSNLMHLLVDNNNLSGNLPPEYSMLKGLAILQLDNNNFSGNGIPSTYANLTRLVKLSLRNCSLQGAIPDFSSIPKLTYLDLSWNQFTGPLSSNKLADNMTTIDLSNNLFNGSIPRNYSYPHLQKLSLANNLMSGSIPASIWQNMSFGVKDKLIIDLHNNSFEDVLGNLNPPANVTLRLSGNPICKNSNTQSVGQYCGPEEDKAAQDSTNSTVCPVQSCPFNDFYEYAPNSPVPCYCAAPLRIGYRLKSPSFSYFAPYRSSFEHYITDSLKLHLYQLSVDSVAWEEGPRLRMYLKLFPSYNDSRSNVFNESEVRRISSLFTSWRFPRTDFFGPYELLNFTLLGPYENIIIHSEKGKVSVGIKVAVAIAAAACALAISAIIILLITRRRMKYHKKISRKSTTNLSIKIDGMKSFTYKELALATNKFNISTKVGQGGYGNVYKGILSDESFVAVKRAEAGSLQGQREFLTEIELLSRLHHRNLVSLIGYCNEEGEQMLVYEFMPNGTLRDWISGRSRKTKGSLNFSTRLRIAMGAAKGILYLHTEANPPIFHRDIKASNILLDSKFTAKVADFGLSRLVPDLDEEGTAPKYVSTVVRGTPGYLDPEYLLTHKLTDKCDVYSLGIVYLELLTGMQPISHGKNIVREVNMARQSGTVYSIIDSRIGLYTSECLEKFLTLALSCCQDHPEERPSMIDVVRTLEDIIAMLPEAETVFSDVSLDSSGNIAPPSSSASASTSASHVTREEQHMSSYVSGSDLVSDVIPTIVPR